One part of the Coffea eugenioides isolate CCC68of chromosome 10, Ceug_1.0, whole genome shotgun sequence genome encodes these proteins:
- the LOC113748997 gene encoding NAD kinase 2, chloroplastic-like — protein MVVWQQQQHMLILHLHMNRVVVGGPTRTHIHNHPLFHYQQPKWTKISGFGFGFLLQRKKKGAAGRRHLRVLAASQLSNSFSLNSGFNSQAVQTRELSLSRWVGPLPGDITEVEAYCRIFRAAEWFHNALMDTLCNPLTGECNISYDIPSEDKSLLEEKMVSVLGCMVCLLNKGREDVLSGRASAMNSFRESDVNLMEDTLPPLASFRGEMKRYCESLHVALEGYLTPDDARSVDVWRKLQKLKNACYDSGFPRRGDDPCQTLFANWNPVYLSTSKEDTASDSEVAFWRGGQVTEEGLEWLLERGFKTIVDLRAETVKDIFYETKLHEATLSGRIEFVKLPVEVGTAPSMKQVEEFAALLSDSSKRPIYLHSKEGVWRTSALVSRWRHYMARSRSQTVPRIAVTSMGVQSLDTKGMEKYCISQKSEGGMEYDDQNGSRPSKLNETSSSSGEYLNGYCQTTDKQHSSNNGNNSTIVSHRDLEFSINEQGAELPMDFDSNVNPLESQLPPSNIFSKKEMSGFFRNRKLAPLTYFNYERNRLEKLSSSMYNLNKTSWRNENNENYAGYSGIRLSEAQTSNSSFRSNSSSAEIATSAGSDGTYLNGNNSSSSSFMNELSNDNGSSASQKNGSVNSRYELDKKVPSANVTEQRSNPVASVSVGDDGLEVIEGNMCASATGVVRVQSRKKAEMFLVRTDGFSCAREKVTESSLAFTHPSTQQQMLLWKSPPKTVLLLKKLGQELMEEAKEVARFLYYQEEMNVLVEPEVHDIFARIPGFGFVQTFYSQDTSDLHERVDFVACLGGDGVILHASNIFRDAVPPVVSFNLGSLGFLTSHTFEDCKKDLRQVINGNNTVDGVYITLRMRLRCEIFRNGKAMPGKLFDVLNEVVVDRGSNPYLSKIECYEHDRLITKVQGDGVIVATPTGSTAYSTAAGGSMVHPNVPCMLFTPICPHSLSFRPVILPDSARLELKIPEDARSNAWVSFDGKRRQQLSRGDSVRISMSQHPLPTVNKCDQTGDWFHSLIRCLNWNERLDQKAL, from the exons ATGGTGGTATGgcagcagcagcaacatatGTTGattcttcacttgcacatgaaTCGGGTCGTTGTTGGCGGGCCAACCCGAACCCATATTCATAACCATCCCCTGTTTCACTACCAGCAGCCGAAATGGACCAAGATTTCCGGCTTTGGGTTTGGGTTTCTGTTGCAGAGGAAGAAAAAGGGTGCAGCTGGACGACGCCATTTGAGGGTTTTAGCAGCTTCCCAGCTCTCCAATTCCTTTTCTCTCAACAGTGGCTTCAATTCTCAG GCTGTCCAGACCCGTGAGTTATCACTATCACGTTGGGTTGGCCCACTTCCTGGGGATATTACTGAAGTGGAAGCTTATTGCAGGATCTTTAGAGCTGCTGAATGGTTTCATAACGCATTAATGGACACATTATGCAACCCATTGACTGGAGAATGCAACATTTCATATGATATACCATCAGAGGATAAATCCTTACTGGAAGAGAAAATGGTTTCTGTTCTTGGTTGCATGGTATGTCTCTTAAATAAAGGAAGAGAGGATGTTCTTTCTGGAAGAGCATCAGCCATGAATTCATTTCGTGAATCAGATGTAAATCTAATGGAAGATACACTTCCACCCCTTGCCAGTTTTAGGGGTGAAATGAAAAGGTACTGTGAGAGCTTGCATGTTGCTCTTGAAGGCTATTTAACACCTGATGATGCTCGAAGTGTGGATGTATGGCGGAAATTGCAAAAACTGAAAAATGCATGTTATGACTCTGGATTTCCCCGTCGGGGTGATGATCCCTGCCAGACATTATTTGCAAACTGGAATCCTGTTTATTTGTCAACTTCAAAAGAAGATACAGCGTCAGATTCTGAGGTTGCTTTTTGGAGGGGTGGCCAGGTAACAGAAGAAGGTCTAGAATGGCTTCTGGAGAGAGGATTCAAAACCATTGTGGATCTTAGAGCAGAGACGGTGAAGGACATCTTTTATGAAACAAAGCTACATGAGGCTACCTTGTCTGGGAGGATTGAATTTGTCAAACTTCCTGTTGAAGTTGGTACTGCTCCTTCAATGAAGCAGGTCGAAGAGTTTGCAGCTTTGCTGTCAGATTCAAGCAAAAGGCCCATATATCTCCACAGTAAGGAAGGAGTATGGAGAACATCAGCTTTGGTGTCAAGGTGGAGACATTACATGGCTCGCAGTAGATCTCAAACTGTTCCGCGTATAGCAGTTACTTCCATGGGTGTCCAGTCCCTTGATACTAAAGGCATGGAAAAATATTGCATTTCTCAAAAGTCTGAAGGAGGAATGGAGTATGACGATCAAAATGGTTCTAGACCCAGTAAATTGAATGAGACTAGTAGTTCTTCAGGGGAATATCTTAATGGATATTGTCAAACTACGGATAAGCAACACTCCAGCAACAATGGAAATAATAGTACAATAGTATCCCATCGAGATTTGGAGTTTTCTATAAATGAACAAGGAGCTGAGTTGCCAATGGACTTTGATAGTAATGTGAACCCTCTTGAGTCTCAGCTGCCTCCTTCTAACATCTTCTCCAAAAAAGAGATGTCTGGATTCTTTAGAAATAGGAAACTTGCACCATTGACATATTTTAATTATGAAAGGAATAGACTTGAGAAGCTGTCTTCTTCAATGTATAACTTGAATAAGACATCTTGGAGAaatgaaaataatgaaaattatgCTGGATACTCTGGAATCAGACTTTCTGAAGCCCAAACTTCAAATAGTTCATTTCGAAGCAATAGTTCATCCGCAGAGATTGCGACTTCCGCTGGTAGTGATGGAACATATCTCAATGGTAATaattcttcctcctcctcctttatGAATGAATTGAGCAATGATAATGGGTCTTCTGCTAGTCAAAAAAATGGGTCTGTGAATTCAAGATATGAGTTGGATAAGAAGGTTCCATCAGCAAACGTTACAGAGCAGAGGAGCAATCCTGTTGCTTCTGTATCTGTGGGTGACGATGGTTTGGAGGTCATTGAAGGAAACATGTGTGCTTCTGCAACTGGTGTTGTGAGAGTGCAATCTAGGAAAAAAGCAGAGATGTTCTTGGTACGCACAGATGGATTCTCTTGTGCCAGAGAGAAGGTTACAGAATCTTCATTGGCCTTCACTCACCCTAGCACGCAACAGCAGATGCTATTGTGGAAATCTCCTCCAAAGACTGTATTATTGTTGAAGAAGCTGGGACAAGAACTCATGGAAGAAGCTAAAGAG GTTGCCCGTTTCTTGTATTACCAAGAAGAAATGAATGTTCTTGTTGAACCTGAGGTGCATGACATTTTCGCTCGAATCCCTGGTTTTGGGTTTGTTCAGACTTTCTATAGCCAAGATACAAG TGATCTTCATGAGAGGGTTGATTTTGTTGCCTGTTTGGGAGGAGATGGTGTTATTCTTCATGCATCAAATATATTCAGAGATGCCGTTCCTCCTGTCGTCTCATTTAATCTTGGGTCTCTTGGATTTCTTACTTCTCATACT TTTGAAGATTGTAAGAAGGACCTAAGACAAGTCATTAATGGTAACAACACAGTGGATGGTGTTTATATAACTCTTCGAATGCGTCTTCGCTGTGAGATTTTTCGAAATGGAAAAGCAATGCCAGGAAAACTGTTTGATGTCCTCAATGAAGTGGTAGTTGATCGTGGTTCTAATCCATATCTATCAAAAATTGAATGCTATGAACATGACCGGCTTATAACAAAG GTGCAAGGTGATGGGGTTATAGTGGCCACACCGACAGGAAGTACTGCTTACTCTACAGCTGCTGGAGGTTCAATG GTGCATCCAAATGTTCCATGCATGCTTTTCACTCCAATTTGCCCCCACTCCCTCTCATTTAGACCTGTCATACTTCCAGACTCTGCCCGGCTTGAACTAAAG